Proteins encoded within one genomic window of Candidatus Pseudothioglobus singularis PS1:
- a CDS encoding phosphoethanolamine transferase — MQLFSKKLSEVNLVLLVAAFLTLTGNFTFLEKTLQIYPLSENWLFVGSLFLFLFTFLSALLIVLCFRWSLKPILILLLLISAVLTYSTNNFGVVFDHNMITNTFETDTSEFSDLVSIKSLIYFCLLGLIPSTYVWKIQLVKSSIKTQLWQRVKMLLALIVVFVIVVLSFSKHYTSFARENRDLRLYITPTYYLYSSVKFINSQIETSAKPFKEIGLDAKINKKSDKRRLVIFVIGETARRDRMSINGYDRKTNPYLEQEDIISFKEMTSCGTDTALSVPCMFSILERGNYSHAKGKNMSNVLDLISQAGASVIWLENNSSSKSVADRIEFKDYRSSENNPICNPECRDEGMLINLQNYINEQNKRDTLIVLHTMGSHGPAYYKRYPEEFEVFKPICKTNQLNECSNAQISNSYDNTILYTDYFLSKVIELLESNSQESDTAMFYVSDHGESLGEGGLYLHGMPYFMAPNEQIDVPAFMWLDESLSEVFNKEKLRKNAELPQSHDSLFHTLLGLMDVETKLYKKEMDLMTK, encoded by the coding sequence ATGCAGCTTTTTTCTAAAAAATTATCTGAAGTTAATCTAGTATTGTTAGTTGCAGCATTTCTAACTTTAACGGGTAATTTTACATTTTTAGAAAAAACATTGCAGATTTATCCACTATCTGAAAACTGGTTATTTGTAGGATCTTTATTTTTATTTTTATTCACTTTTCTATCTGCATTACTTATAGTATTGTGTTTTAGATGGTCACTAAAACCGATTTTAATCCTTTTACTGCTTATCTCTGCAGTTTTGACTTACAGTACCAATAACTTTGGAGTAGTTTTTGATCATAATATGATCACCAATACTTTTGAGACTGATACAAGTGAATTTAGCGATCTTGTCAGCATTAAATCATTAATTTATTTCTGCCTATTGGGCCTAATTCCATCAACTTATGTATGGAAAATCCAACTTGTCAAATCTTCAATTAAAACTCAATTATGGCAAAGAGTTAAGATGTTGTTGGCACTGATTGTTGTTTTTGTCATTGTTGTTTTATCTTTTTCTAAGCATTACACATCTTTTGCTAGAGAAAATCGAGATTTAAGACTCTATATCACTCCAACTTATTATTTGTACTCTTCAGTAAAGTTTATTAATTCTCAAATAGAGACAAGTGCTAAGCCATTTAAGGAGATTGGCTTAGACGCCAAAATTAATAAAAAGTCAGATAAAAGACGATTAGTCATATTTGTCATTGGAGAAACTGCTCGAAGGGATCGTATGTCAATTAATGGCTATGATCGGAAAACGAATCCCTATCTTGAGCAAGAGGATATTATCTCATTTAAAGAAATGACATCGTGTGGCACTGATACAGCGCTGTCAGTTCCATGTATGTTTTCAATCCTTGAACGTGGTAATTATTCTCATGCCAAAGGAAAAAATATGAGTAATGTGCTCGACCTAATAAGTCAGGCTGGAGCGAGTGTAATCTGGTTAGAGAATAACTCTAGTTCAAAAAGCGTTGCAGATCGAATTGAATTCAAAGACTATCGATCCTCTGAAAATAATCCTATCTGTAATCCAGAATGCAGGGATGAAGGAATGTTGATTAACTTACAGAATTACATTAATGAACAAAATAAAAGAGACACATTAATCGTGTTACATACTATGGGTAGTCATGGACCAGCCTACTATAAGAGATATCCAGAAGAATTTGAGGTATTCAAGCCAATCTGTAAAACAAATCAATTAAATGAATGTTCCAATGCGCAGATCAGTAATTCTTACGATAATACAATTTTGTACACTGACTATTTTCTCTCGAAGGTCATAGAGCTTCTTGAAAGCAATTCACAAGAATCAGACACTGCTATGTTTTATGTAAGTGACCATGGAGAATCACTAGGAGAAGGGGGGCTATATCTACATGGAATGCCATATTTTATGGCGCCTAATGAGCAGATAGATGTTCCAGCTTTTATGTGGTTAGATGAATCATTGTCTGAGGTTTTTAACAAAGAAAAGTTAAGAAAAAATGCTGAACTTCCTCAATCACATGACAGTTTATTTCATACATTGCTTGGATTAATGGATGTAGAAACTAAACTATATAAAAAAGAAATGGATTTGATGACAAAATAA
- a CDS encoding TatD family hydrolase, which produces MLNSHIHLDFDNVNSPSSSTTGVIIPSTGKDNWDSVIACCHSNDNSYFALGIHPWFVKDHQMIDLHDLEVRIEEEKPIAVGECGLDYAKVKDQNTQRFFFDEQVALATRFDLPLIIHSVHATEDVTDLLKSYSKSRGVIHAYSGSLQQAENLLKINFSFGFGTSLTNPHAYKLHDIVKFLPIESIVIETDDRKNPDELIQVAERVARIKKITVDQVIEQCDQNTFNIFKIS; this is translated from the coding sequence ATGCTTAACTCACACATACACTTAGATTTTGATAACGTTAATTCACCATCAAGCTCAACAACTGGGGTTATTATCCCTTCCACTGGGAAAGATAACTGGGATAGCGTCATTGCATGTTGTCATTCCAATGACAATAGTTATTTTGCCCTTGGGATTCATCCATGGTTTGTAAAAGATCATCAAATGATTGATTTGCATGACCTTGAAGTTCGAATTGAAGAGGAAAAGCCTATTGCAGTTGGAGAATGCGGATTAGATTATGCAAAGGTAAAAGATCAAAATACGCAACGATTTTTCTTTGACGAGCAAGTTGCTTTAGCGACAAGGTTTGACTTGCCATTAATCATTCACTCAGTTCATGCTACAGAAGACGTCACTGACTTACTTAAGTCATATTCAAAATCACGAGGCGTAATCCATGCCTATTCTGGAAGCCTCCAACAAGCTGAAAATTTACTAAAAATCAATTTTTCATTTGGATTTGGAACCTCTCTTACCAATCCTCATGCATACAAGCTGCATGATATCGTTAAATTCCTGCCCATCGAATCGATAGTCATTGAAACAGATGACAGGAAAAATCCCGATGAATTGATTCAAGTTGCCGAAAGAGTAGCAAGAATAAAAAAAATAACCGTTGATCAAGTCATAGAACAATGCGATCAAAATACTTTTAATATTTTTAAGATTAGTTAA
- a CDS encoding tRNA threonylcarbamoyladenosine dehydratase yields the protein MAGSCARTEILVGQLGLAQLAESHVVIAGLGGVGGACAESLCRAGIGELTLIDFDTVSKTDLNRQLIALHSTLGESKVNVLAQRLRDINPDTIINEKNLFIDSQEAEVIATDSDLNFVADCIDAIACKTNLIDACNRSDMPIISSMGAGGRLDPTKVTISRMDKTEYCGLARELRRQLRNKHASLKFPVVHSTEVQIKALPHKAVNETDLSPPGRPRAVNGAISYMPNIFGLMMAGHIIQTILRS from the coding sequence ATGGCTGGAAGTTGTGCTCGAACTGAAATATTAGTGGGTCAGCTGGGTTTAGCTCAATTGGCTGAATCACATGTCGTTATTGCTGGACTTGGTGGAGTCGGTGGAGCTTGCGCTGAATCTCTTTGCAGGGCAGGAATTGGCGAATTAACCCTAATTGATTTTGATACAGTATCCAAAACAGATCTGAATCGTCAGCTTATTGCACTTCATTCGACTTTAGGTGAGTCAAAAGTTAATGTCCTTGCGCAAAGATTAAGAGATATTAATCCGGATACTATTATTAATGAAAAAAACCTGTTTATTGATAGTCAAGAAGCTGAGGTAATTGCCACTGATTCCGATTTGAACTTTGTGGCAGATTGTATTGATGCTATTGCCTGCAAAACAAATTTAATTGATGCTTGTAATCGTTCAGATATGCCAATAATATCTAGCATGGGAGCAGGTGGAAGACTTGATCCAACGAAAGTCACCATTTCAAGAATGGATAAAACAGAGTATTGTGGCCTGGCTAGAGAATTAAGAAGACAACTTAGAAATAAACACGCCTCATTAAAGTTTCCAGTGGTTCACTCTACAGAAGTACAAATTAAGGCTCTTCCCCATAAGGCAGTTAATGAAACTGATCTATCGCCGCCAGGGAGGCCAAGAGCGGTAAATGGAGCTATATCTTATATGCCCAATATTTTTGGTTTAATGATGGCAGGACACATTATTCAAACTATACTAAGGTCATGA
- a CDS encoding thioredoxin family protein, with the protein MVRTESPICDFNLPAVDFKLKGVDGKYYDLNSLKGPNGLLIMFICNHCPYVKSIIKRIIRDTNELKKLGVNSVGIMSNNPNEYEEDSFENMKKISTDLFFPFPYLIDETQEVAKSYGAVCTPDFFGYNKDLGLQYRGRLDESRKESVTDAKRELFEAMKTIAETEKGPVDQIPSMGCSIKWFD; encoded by the coding sequence ATGGTGAGAACTGAAAGCCCAATTTGTGACTTCAATTTACCTGCAGTTGATTTCAAACTAAAGGGAGTAGATGGAAAGTACTATGACTTAAATTCGCTAAAAGGACCAAATGGCTTATTGATTATGTTTATCTGTAATCATTGCCCTTATGTGAAATCTATTATTAAACGAATAATCAGAGATACGAATGAGCTTAAGAAACTTGGTGTAAATAGTGTGGGTATTATGTCAAATAATCCAAATGAGTATGAAGAAGACTCGTTTGAGAATATGAAAAAAATTTCAACAGATCTGTTTTTTCCTTTCCCCTATCTAATTGATGAAACACAAGAAGTTGCAAAGTCTTATGGTGCTGTCTGTACCCCAGATTTTTTTGGATACAACAAAGATCTTGGATTACAATATCGGGGAAGACTTGATGAATCCAGAAAAGAGTCTGTCACAGATGCAAAACGAGAGCTATTTGAGGCAATGAAGACTATTGCTGAGACTGAAAAAGGACCCGTCGATCAAATTCCTTCTATGGGCTGCTCAATTAAATGGTTTGATTAA
- a CDS encoding DEAD/DEAH box helicase, which produces MSEHASSITFNSFGLSKEIIKVLDDVGYETPSAIQEQCIPHLLDGHDVIGQAQTGTGKTAAFSLPLIDRIDISNNQVQLLVLAPTRELAIQVSEAIQTYSRHLKGFHVLPIYGGQSYDVQLRPLKRGVHAVVGTPGRVMDHLKRGTLKLNSLKALVLDEADEMLRMGFIDDVKWVMEKLPKERQIALFSATMPDVIRRVAEKFLNNPKIVKVKTKTATAMTISQRYWLVGGVHKLDALTRILEVESFDALLIFVRTKTATVDLAEKLSARGFTAEAINGDIAQNQRERIIQQLKNGKIDILIATDVAARGLDVERISHVVNYDIPQDPESYVHRIGRTGRAGREGKAILFVAPRERRMLKTIERITRQPIDPMMLPSAKIINEQRVINFKQRITNTLENQDLTIFEELVSSYQAEHEVDAFKIASSLALMAQGTEPLLLNEKEINQPKFDSDNKNKISISIKADPLKDNPSIQMRRYRISVGRKDNIKPGNILGAIANEAEISSAFIGAIQIFQDFSTVDLPDEMPKETLAILKNTRVYDKKLNIEELSEKNNSTAPRESKSHFKREHSKRKGNGKPRSNRDKKFSRSRSRK; this is translated from the coding sequence ATGTCTGAGCATGCATCAAGCATTACATTTAACAGTTTTGGCCTATCTAAAGAAATCATTAAAGTACTTGATGACGTAGGATATGAAACACCCTCTGCAATTCAAGAGCAATGCATACCTCATCTTCTTGATGGCCATGATGTCATTGGTCAAGCTCAAACTGGAACAGGTAAGACAGCAGCCTTTTCCCTTCCTCTCATTGACAGAATAGATATAAGCAATAATCAAGTTCAACTTTTGGTTCTAGCTCCTACTAGGGAGCTCGCTATTCAAGTTTCTGAGGCAATCCAAACATACTCAAGACATCTTAAAGGTTTTCATGTTCTCCCGATATATGGTGGACAGTCATATGATGTTCAACTAAGGCCCTTAAAAAGAGGAGTCCATGCAGTGGTAGGTACTCCAGGCAGAGTCATGGACCACTTAAAAAGAGGAACCCTTAAGCTAAATTCACTCAAGGCACTCGTCTTAGATGAGGCAGATGAAATGTTAAGAATGGGCTTTATTGATGATGTCAAATGGGTCATGGAAAAGCTACCTAAAGAGCGCCAAATTGCTCTTTTTTCAGCAACAATGCCAGATGTTATTAGACGGGTTGCTGAAAAATTTCTTAACAATCCTAAAATAGTAAAAGTAAAAACAAAGACTGCTACAGCAATGACAATTAGCCAAAGATACTGGCTGGTTGGTGGAGTTCATAAACTTGATGCGCTAACGCGAATTTTAGAAGTTGAGTCATTTGATGCTCTTCTTATATTTGTTAGAACAAAAACTGCAACTGTAGATTTGGCAGAAAAATTATCGGCTCGAGGATTTACTGCTGAAGCAATCAATGGTGATATTGCTCAGAACCAAAGAGAGAGAATTATTCAGCAACTCAAAAATGGCAAAATTGATATATTAATTGCAACTGATGTTGCTGCTAGAGGGCTAGATGTAGAGAGAATTTCTCATGTAGTAAATTATGATATACCTCAAGATCCTGAATCATATGTTCATAGGATAGGAAGAACTGGAAGAGCTGGAAGAGAAGGGAAAGCGATTCTTTTTGTAGCACCACGTGAGAGAAGAATGCTTAAGACGATTGAAAGAATTACACGTCAGCCGATTGATCCCATGATGCTCCCTTCAGCAAAAATTATAAATGAACAAAGAGTCATTAACTTTAAACAAAGAATTACTAATACCCTGGAAAACCAAGATTTAACTATTTTTGAAGAACTCGTATCAAGCTATCAAGCAGAGCATGAAGTTGACGCATTTAAGATTGCTTCATCTCTAGCTCTAATGGCGCAAGGCACTGAACCGCTTCTTCTTAATGAGAAAGAGATTAATCAACCTAAATTTGACTCAGATAATAAAAATAAAATTTCAATTTCGATTAAGGCTGACCCTCTTAAAGATAATCCCTCTATTCAAATGCGAAGATATAGAATATCAGTTGGACGAAAAGACAACATCAAACCTGGGAATATTCTAGGTGCAATAGCAAATGAGGCAGAGATTAGTAGCGCTTTTATTGGAGCTATTCAAATTTTCCAAGATTTCTCAACGGTTGATTTACCTGATGAGATGCCAAAAGAAACGCTTGCTATTTTGAAAAACACAAGAGTCTATGATAAGAAACTAAATATAGAGGAGCTTTCAGAAAAAAATAACAGTACAGCACCTCGTGAATCAAAAAGTCATTTCAAAAGGGAGCACTCAAAAAGAAAAGGAAATGGCAAGCCACGCTCAAATAGAGATAAGAAATTTTCAAGAAGCAGGTCTAGAAAATAG
- a CDS encoding cold-shock protein, with amino-acid sequence MSTTTGRVKWFDAKKGFGFIEQESGDDVFVHFRAIQGDGYKSLEEGQEVEFELEDGAKGPQAANVVAK; translated from the coding sequence ATGTCTACAACAACAGGACGCGTCAAATGGTTTGACGCAAAAAAAGGTTTTGGTTTTATTGAACAAGAAAGTGGTGATGATGTATTTGTTCACTTCAGAGCTATTCAAGGTGATGGTTACAAATCACTAGAGGAAGGCCAAGAAGTAGAATTCGAACTTGAAGATGGCGCTAAAGGCCCTCAAGCTGCTAACGTAGTAGCGAAATAA
- the sbcB gene encoding exodeoxyribonuclease I: protein MKTFYWYDYETFGLSPKVQRIAQFAGIRTDENLNVLDEHMFYCKPTHDSLPAPEACAVTGITPQLCEKKGLIEHEFIKKIHDEFSKPGTCIVGYNSIAFDDEYTRHTLFRNFLDPYSWHWQNGNARWDILNVARFCYAHKEEGSLNWVKNERNRPIFKLDRLAPANHIEHTNAHDAMADVRATIGIARIIKDTQPKFFNYALSLNDKKEVAQLVKPLHPMLLTSSSFGYKSSFTRLVTSICNHPEYNDRSIVFNLNQDPEIFLELESEELKTLTFSKKSDLPKGIEKLDLSELVYNKSPMFVCSPNSDNFKLSPILIEKFELNLDKCLKNLRFIQHNSQSIEDKVRAIYRNDSDREPSRDVDQSLYDGFISNNDRQICNEIQNLSPTQLSEFVPEFEDRRLTKLFLNFKARNYPQLLNEFEQEQWFEIVQSRIQSGANGFLSIDSFERSIESLRETQPRRENLWKELEDYAQSFI from the coding sequence ATGAAGACATTTTACTGGTACGACTACGAAACCTTTGGCCTTTCGCCAAAAGTCCAAAGAATTGCTCAATTTGCAGGAATAAGAACAGATGAAAATCTAAATGTTCTAGACGAGCATATGTTTTACTGTAAACCCACTCATGACTCTCTTCCAGCTCCTGAAGCTTGCGCAGTTACAGGTATCACACCTCAGCTGTGTGAAAAAAAAGGCTTAATTGAGCATGAGTTTATAAAGAAAATTCATGATGAATTCTCTAAACCTGGTACCTGCATTGTTGGATACAACTCAATTGCATTTGATGATGAATATACAAGGCACACTCTTTTCAGAAACTTCTTAGATCCTTACTCTTGGCATTGGCAAAATGGCAATGCAAGATGGGACATACTTAATGTGGCAAGATTTTGCTATGCACATAAAGAAGAGGGAAGCCTTAATTGGGTTAAAAATGAAAGAAATAGACCTATCTTTAAACTTGATAGGCTAGCTCCTGCTAATCACATTGAACATACTAATGCTCACGATGCAATGGCTGATGTTAGAGCTACTATTGGTATTGCAAGGATTATCAAAGATACGCAGCCAAAGTTTTTTAATTACGCGTTAAGCCTCAATGATAAAAAAGAAGTCGCTCAACTGGTAAAGCCTCTACACCCTATGCTTTTAACATCTTCATCTTTTGGCTATAAGTCATCATTTACAAGACTCGTTACTTCAATTTGTAATCATCCTGAATACAATGATCGTTCGATTGTCTTTAATTTGAATCAAGACCCTGAGATTTTTTTAGAGCTTGAGTCTGAAGAATTAAAAACATTAACGTTTTCCAAAAAATCAGACCTACCTAAAGGCATTGAAAAGCTTGATCTCAGTGAGTTGGTCTATAACAAAAGCCCAATGTTTGTATGTAGTCCAAACTCAGATAACTTTAAACTATCGCCAATTTTGATTGAGAAATTTGAATTAAACTTAGACAAGTGTCTGAAAAATTTACGATTTATTCAGCATAATAGCCAAAGTATTGAAGATAAAGTGCGTGCAATTTACAGAAACGACTCTGATAGGGAGCCAAGCAGAGATGTTGATCAGTCACTATATGATGGTTTTATAAGTAATAATGATCGACAAATTTGCAATGAGATTCAAAATTTATCACCAACTCAACTATCTGAATTTGTCCCAGAATTTGAAGATAGAAGACTGACCAAGTTATTTTTAAACTTTAAAGCAAGAAATTATCCTCAGCTACTCAATGAATTTGAACAAGAACAGTGGTTTGAAATAGTTCAATCCAGAATTCAGAGTGGTGCAAATGGATTTCTTTCAATTGATAGCTTTGAAAGAAGCATAGAAAGCCTCAGAGAGACTCAGCCTAGAAGGGAAAACCTTTGGAAAGAGCTAGAAGACTATGCACAATCATTTATCTAA
- the nth gene encoding endonuclease III, with protein MNAETRSEMFARLLKQIPNPTTELNYSTSFELLVAVTLSAQATDKSVNQVTDILFPLANTPETIFELGEDTLRETIKSIGLFNSKAKHIIQTCRILIDKYNSEVPETRKELEALPGVGRKTANVVLNTAFGQPTIAVDTHIYRVANRTAIASGKTVLEVEKKLIKFIPDEFKVPAHHLMILHGRYVCKARSPHCPDCTLLDLCEYEEKNI; from the coding sequence ATGAACGCAGAAACAAGAAGTGAAATGTTTGCTAGGCTTTTAAAGCAAATACCAAATCCTACAACTGAACTGAACTACTCAACATCGTTTGAACTTCTAGTTGCTGTTACACTATCAGCACAAGCGACTGATAAGAGCGTTAATCAAGTCACTGATATCTTATTTCCTCTTGCAAATACACCCGAAACTATATTTGAGCTGGGTGAAGATACCTTAAGAGAAACAATCAAGTCTATTGGTCTATTTAATTCAAAAGCTAAGCATATCATTCAAACTTGCAGGATATTGATTGATAAATATAACTCTGAAGTTCCAGAAACTAGAAAGGAACTTGAAGCTTTACCAGGTGTCGGCAGAAAAACCGCAAATGTAGTTCTAAATACGGCATTTGGTCAACCTACCATTGCAGTAGATACACACATATATAGAGTAGCCAACAGAACTGCTATCGCATCTGGGAAAACTGTTCTAGAGGTTGAAAAGAAACTCATTAAATTCATTCCAGATGAATTTAAAGTTCCAGCACACCACCTTATGATTCTTCATGGCAGATACGTATGTAAGGCAAGATCACCGCACTGCCCTGATTGTACCTTGCTAGATTTGTGTGAATATGAAGAGAAAAATATTTAA
- a CDS encoding DUF1841 family protein, giving the protein MFTSNRSKQRQYLKQAWEKYTSQEQLEPLELQLSKIVEQHPEYQNLIKNLDSEYFPEQGNTNPFLHINLHLTLQDQITMDQPKGIKEIHSQLLLKIKDAHEVEHMMMEHIAEMIFNAQKNNAAFDLDGYIQALKQL; this is encoded by the coding sequence GTGTTTACATCCAACAGATCTAAACAAAGACAATATCTAAAACAAGCCTGGGAAAAATACACGAGTCAGGAACAACTAGAGCCATTGGAACTTCAATTATCAAAGATAGTTGAACAACATCCAGAATATCAAAACTTAATCAAAAATTTAGATTCAGAGTATTTTCCTGAACAAGGCAACACTAACCCCTTTCTTCATATTAACCTTCATCTGACCCTTCAAGATCAAATTACAATGGACCAACCAAAAGGAATTAAGGAAATTCATAGTCAACTTTTACTAAAAATCAAAGATGCGCATGAAGTAGAACATATGATGATGGAACATATAGCAGAAATGATTTTCAATGCTCAAAAAAATAATGCTGCTTTTGATCTTGATGGTTACATTCAGGCTCTAAAACAGCTTTAA
- the hisH gene encoding imidazole glycerol phosphate synthase subunit HisH translates to MQTIAIVDYGMGNVRSVQKALEYVAPNDECILTNDPKVIRDSDRVVFPGQGAMGSCMRALESNDLISAIKLSSESKPFLGICLGLQLLFGYSEENNGTNGLSIVPGDVVKFNNKDLKIPHMGWNNVNQVKNHPLWYKIDNNSRFYSVHSYYVTPTDTSCVVGTTEYGQLFASAIAIDKIFAVQFHPEKSQSDGLQLLRNFVEWA, encoded by the coding sequence ATGCAAACAATTGCAATTGTTGACTACGGAATGGGAAATGTCCGTTCTGTTCAAAAAGCATTAGAATATGTTGCTCCAAATGATGAGTGTATTCTCACTAATGATCCAAAAGTTATTCGAGACTCAGATAGAGTTGTTTTTCCAGGACAAGGAGCTATGGGCTCCTGCATGAGAGCACTTGAGTCCAATGATCTTATAAGTGCAATAAAATTATCTTCCGAATCGAAACCATTTCTAGGAATTTGTCTTGGACTTCAGTTATTATTTGGTTATAGTGAAGAAAATAATGGTACAAATGGTCTTTCAATAGTACCAGGTGATGTCGTTAAATTTAATAATAAAGATTTAAAAATACCACATATGGGATGGAATAATGTTAATCAAGTAAAAAATCATCCACTTTGGTACAAAATTGATAATAATAGCCGTTTTTATAGTGTCCATAGTTATTATGTTACTCCGACTGACACTTCTTGCGTGGTGGGGACAACAGAGTATGGTCAATTATTTGCTTCTGCAATAGCTATTGATAAAATATTTGCGGTTCAATTTCATCCTGAAAAGTCACAAAGTGACGGTCTTCAATTACTCAGAAATTTTGTTGAGTGGGCTTAA
- the hisB gene encoding imidazoleglycerol-phosphate dehydratase HisB: MIIKERKTNETNIKISLELYGVGNSKIETGVPFLDHMLDQIARHGLMDLTIDCKGDNEIDDHHTVEDIGITLGQAFFEAVGDKKGLTRYGHAYVPLDEALSRVVVDLSGRPGLDLGVKFTRDRVGSFDLDLIREFFQGFVNHSLVTLHIDNLKGINSHHQAETVFKAFGRALRMATTPDERQSNIIPSTKGSL; encoded by the coding sequence ATGATTATTAAAGAGCGCAAAACAAACGAAACTAACATCAAAATAAGCCTTGAGCTTTATGGCGTTGGTAATTCTAAAATTGAAACAGGTGTTCCATTCTTGGATCACATGTTAGATCAAATTGCTCGTCACGGACTAATGGACCTGACCATTGACTGTAAAGGAGATAATGAAATTGATGATCATCATACTGTTGAAGATATTGGAATAACACTTGGGCAGGCTTTTTTTGAGGCAGTAGGTGATAAAAAAGGTCTAACTCGATATGGTCACGCCTATGTTCCTCTTGATGAAGCGTTATCAAGAGTGGTTGTGGACCTATCAGGGAGGCCAGGATTAGATCTAGGTGTTAAGTTCACAAGGGATAGAGTGGGTTCATTTGATCTTGATCTTATTAGAGAATTTTTTCAAGGGTTTGTTAATCATTCATTGGTCACTCTTCATATTGATAATTTAAAGGGAATTAATTCGCATCATCAAGCTGAAACAGTTTTTAAGGCATTTGGAAGGGCACTTCGAATGGCTACAACTCCAGATGAAAGGCAATCAAATATAATTCCCTCAACCAAGGGTTCACTCTAG
- a CDS encoding aspartate-semialdehyde dehydrogenase: MSQKYNVAIVGATGAVGETLISILDQRNFPIENLYPLASKRSAGSKVSCQGKSWVVEDLETFDFSKVQIGLFSAGGSISEKYAPIAAEQGCIVIDNTSHFRRDEEIPLVVPEVNPHAIANYTNRNIIANPNCSTIQMLVALKPIYDAVGISRINVATYQAVSGSGKEAITELTSQTANLLNGNDVEVEVYPKQIAFNAIPHIDTFQENGYTREEMKMVWETQKIFEDESILVNPTAVRIPVVYGHSEAVHIETKEKISADDARNLLEKADGVVVMDQREDGGYATPFSEATNNDATYVSRIREDISFENGLNMWVVSDNIRKGAALNTIQIAEILIRDYIS; encoded by the coding sequence ATGAGTCAAAAATATAACGTAGCTATTGTTGGAGCAACTGGAGCAGTTGGTGAAACTCTAATCTCAATTCTTGATCAGAGAAACTTTCCTATTGAAAATCTTTACCCTTTAGCCTCAAAAAGATCAGCAGGAAGTAAGGTCTCTTGCCAAGGTAAGTCATGGGTGGTTGAAGATCTTGAAACTTTTGATTTTTCAAAAGTCCAGATTGGATTGTTTTCAGCTGGAGGAAGTATTTCGGAAAAATATGCACCCATTGCAGCTGAACAAGGCTGTATCGTGATTGATAATACTTCACATTTTAGAAGGGACGAGGAAATCCCTTTAGTAGTTCCGGAAGTAAATCCCCATGCAATCGCTAACTATACAAATCGCAATATTATTGCTAATCCCAATTGTTCAACGATTCAGATGTTAGTTGCTCTTAAGCCAATATATGATGCTGTAGGCATCTCAAGAATTAATGTGGCTACATATCAGGCGGTTTCAGGCAGTGGCAAAGAAGCAATTACAGAGCTCACCTCTCAAACTGCTAACTTACTCAATGGTAATGATGTTGAAGTGGAAGTATATCCTAAGCAAATAGCATTCAATGCTATACCCCATATAGATACTTTTCAAGAAAATGGATACACAAGAGAAGAGATGAAAATGGTCTGGGAGACACAAAAAATCTTTGAGGATGAAAGTATTCTCGTTAATCCAACGGCTGTAAGAATTCCAGTTGTATATGGTCATTCTGAGGCTGTTCATATAGAAACTAAAGAGAAAATTAGTGCAGATGATGCTAGGAATTTGCTTGAAAAAGCTGACGGCGTGGTAGTGATGGATCAAAGAGAGGATGGTGGTTACGCAACTCCATTTTCTGAAGCAACTAATAATGATGCAACTTATGTCAGCAGGATAAGAGAAGATATTAGTTTTGAAAATGGGTTAAATATGTGGGTTGTTTCGGATAATATTAGGAAAGGAGCGGCTCTGAACACAATTCAAATAGCTGAAATACTCATCAGAGACTATATTTCATAA